Within Pseudomonas brassicacearum, the genomic segment GTGCTTGTAGAACTCCTGGTATTCCTCGTCCTTCACCTCGGTGCGCGGGCGGGTCCACAAGGCACTGGCGCGGTTGACGGTTTCCCATTCCACTTCAGGCTTTTCTTCGCTTTCGGCCGCGGTGACTTCCTTCGGCAGCTCGATTGGCAGCGCGATATGGTCGGAGTACTTCTTGATGATGTTGCGCAGGCGCCAGCCATCGGCGAACTCGTCTTCGCCGGACTTGAGGTGCAGCACGATGCGGGTGCCGCGATCAGCCTTGTCGACGGTGGCGACTTCAAACTCGCCCTCGCCCTTGGACGACCAATGCACGCCTTCGCTCGCAGCGAGGCCGGCACGGCGGCTGAACACTTCGACCTGGTCGGCAACGATGAACGCGGAATAGAAACCGACGCCGAACTGACCGATCAGGTGGGAATCTTTCTTCTGGTCGCCCGACAGGTTCTTCATGAAATCGGCGGTGCCGGACTTGGCGATGGTGCCCAGGTGCGTGATCACCTCTTCGCGGCTCATGCCGATGCCGTTGTCTTCGAGGGTGACGGTTCTGGCGTCCTTGTCGAAGCTCACACGGATTTTCAGCTCGGCGCCGCCTTCCAGCAGTTCAGGCTTGGAAAGGGCTTCGAAACGTAATTTGTCGACAGCGTCAGAGGCGTTCGAAATCAGCTCGCGAAGGAAAATTTCCTTATTGGAATACAGCGAGTGAATCATCAGGTGCAGCAGTTGCTTCACCTCGGTCTGGAAGCCCAGGGTTTCCTTTTGAGTTTCCACGCTCATGGTCATCAAACTCCAAGTGGATGGTGGTGTCCGCCTCGCTGAGATTGGCGGCGGGATGTCCTGAAGGTGGGGGCAACGCTGATGATTTCAAGGGCGATCCGGTTTTGAAGGCTCCTTGATCTTGAAATGTGCCCGGGCAGTGGCGATGGGTTCGGCCTCGACGTCCTGCCAGGCGGTGATCGCGACATTGGCGACCCGCCGGCCCTGGCGCCAGACCTGGCATTTGGCGTAGGTGTCGCGAAACTGTCCGGTGCGCAGGTAATCCAGGGAGAAATCGATGATTTTCGGTATGCCTGGCGTGCCAGTGGCGATCAACAGATGCACTGCAGCGGCCAGTTCCATGAAGCCGGCAATGACCCCGCCATGAATGGCCGGCAGTAAAGGGTTACCAATGTTGTCTTTGTTGGCCGGCAGGCGAAACAACAAGTCGTCGCCCTGGCGCGTGCATTCGACGCCGATGAGTTGCGCATAGGGGATCGAGGCCAGCAGCAGCGCGTAATCGCCCTGTTCGCAGGCATGGCGCAGTTGTTCCTGGAGGGTATCGGTCATGGTTGGCCCACGGCGGTCATCGAGCCGCCCTTCCCTATTCCCCTGGCATGCTGGCCCAGGCGCATGAATGTACCCACCACATGGGCGATGGGTTGCTCGGGGTCGTCCTGGTAGGCGAAACCCCGGGTGAAGATCACGTCCGGGGTGACTCGGTAGCATTGCGCGAAGCCGTAGACATCCTTGTGGGGCTCGGCGGCGTGCATGTAGTCGATGCGCAGGTCGAGGGTGGGACAGACTTCGAATTGCGGCAATACACATAACGTCGACATGCCGCACGCGGTGTCCATCAGTGAGGTCAACGCCCCACCGTGGATGATGCCCGTCAGGGGATTGCCGACGATTTTCGGGCTGAACGGCAGGATGACCGTCAGCCCGTCACGACTGGCACTGTGCAGCTTCAAGCCCAGCACCTGGCAATGCCTGAGTGCGGATAAAAAACGTGTTGCACGCTCAAAAACGGGGTCTTCGGTCATTCGATCAACGCTCCAATGAGTGACGAGACCTGACAACAGGTGCGACTCACAAAGTTCAATTGCCGTGCAAAGTTATATATCTGTTACGCAACAGGAACTTAATCCGAAAGGCAGTGTTCAAAAGGCCAGTAGTTATTTCCATAAGGAGAAACACCCCATGCGTAAGACTTTTGCTATTGCCTTGATGTTGGCCGCCTCCCTCGGCCTCGCTGCCTGCGATAAAAAATCCGAGGACAAAGCTCAAGATGCCACACAACACGCTGAGCAAGCTCAGCAAGACATGAACAAAGCACAGGATAAAGTGAACGACGCGGCGAAAGAAAACGCCGAAGCCGCCAAAGATCAGGCCGAATCGAACGAAGCAGCCGCGAAAGAACAAGCCCCGGCTCCGGCTCCTACCGCGCCAGCAACCAACTGATACGGTTCAAGCAGTAAAAGAAACCCGCCTGGCGCGGGTTTTCTTTTGCCTGTGATTTGAGGCGCGCCTGTCAGGCCGCTTCCTTGCCAACCTCGGGCACTGGCGCTTCAGTGGGGGTATAGACCATCACGTCCAGCACATCGGAGTGAAATTCGCGCTGATACAACACGAACACCACGCCAGCGCTCATCAACATGAATAACCAGGGGCTGACGAACCACGCCAACATGGTCATGCCGAAGTAATAGGCACGCAGGCCGAAGTTGAACTGGTTGGCGGCCATGGAGATCACTCGCGCCGCCCTCAGCGCAAAGGCCTTGCGCTCCTGTTCCGACACATGGCGCTCACCGATCATCGGCGCCGAGCCAATCAGCACCGCCGCGAAGTTGTACTGGCGCATGCACCAGCTGAAGGTGAAGAACGCATACACGAACACCAGTGCCAGGCACAGCAACTTGACCTCCGCCATGCCCTGGGACGCCTGCTGCACCATGGGTATGTCCGCCAGCAACGACACCGCCCGATCAGACGCCCCGAGTACCGTCAGGATACCGGCCAGGATGATCAGCGTGCTGGAGGCGAAGAAGGATGCGTTGCGCTCCAGGTTGCCGACCACGCTGGCATCGGCGATACGGTTCTCGCGCAGCAGCATGCGGCGCATCCAGTCTTCGCGGTAGAGGTGCATCACGCTGGCCAGGCAGGCCGTGTCGCGCGCCTTCCAGGTGGCATATCGGGTGTAGCCCGCCCAGCAAATGATGAACCAGGCGGCGGCAAGCAGGTGGATCAGGTTGGCTTGGATGAATGACATTCGATTTCCTGTATGTCTAAAAACATGACGTCTAAAGCCAGACTTGCCTTGAAATGCCGACCTGTGGGCGAGCTTGCTCGCGATAGCGCCGGATCAGTCAGCGACGAGGTGGCTGATAGACTGCTATCGCTAGCAAGCTCGCTCCCACAAGATTCTGTGCAGGTTTTTCATGACACTGCTTCGACGTTAGTCCACGGAAAAAGACACTGCACTCAAAAAAAATGCCCCGTATCGATTGATACGGGGCATTTCAGTTCTTGCCGATGGATCTGTCGTAGGCCGCTTAAGCCAACGCTTCGCTGCGCTTGCCCAGCAGGCGATCGCACACCACCGCGACCGCCAGGGTCATCACCGAAGGCACCAGCCAGGCCAGGCCTTGCTCGCTCAGTGGCAGGTGGGCCAGTTGCGTCGGCATCCAGTCCGCCAGGCCGGCGCCCTTGAGCGCATCGACCAGGCCAAACAGGAACGACACCAGCATCACCGGGCCAACGATGCGCCCCTGCTCGTGCCAGAAGTCCTTGCAGAAGCTCAGGGCCACCAGGGCGATGCACGGCGGGTAGATCGCGGTGAGGACCGGAATCGAGAACGCGATCAGCTTGGTCAGGCCCAGGTTGGACACCAGCAACGAAAAGGCCGCCAGGATCACGACCAAGGTCTTGTAGGACAGCGGCAGCAACCGGCTGAAGTACTCGGCACAGGCGCAAGTCAGACCAACCGCGGTCACCAGGCACGCCAGCGAGATCAACACCGCAAGGAAACCGCTGCCCAAGCTGCCGAAGGTGTGTTGCACGTAGGCATGCAGCACAGCGGCGCCGTTGGTTGCGCCCACGGCCACTTCATGGCTGCCCGAACCCAGGCGGAACAGGCTGACATAGACCAGCGCCAGGCCCACCCCGGCAATCAATCCGGCAATGATCGCATAGCGGGTGATCAAGGCTGGCGACTCGACGCCCCGGGAACGGATCGCGTTGACGATGACAATGCCGAACACCAAGGCGCCCAGGGTATCCATGGTCAGGTAGCCATTGATGAACCCTTGGGAGAACGGCGCCGCCACGTATTCAGGGGTGGCCACGCCAATATCACCGGCGGGCAAGGCAAACGCCGCGATGCCGAGCGCGGCCAGGGCGATGATCTTCAGTGGCGCGAGGAAGCGCCCGACGGTGTCCAGCAGACGGCCCGGGTAGAGCGAGATGAAAAATACCAGCAGGAAATACGCTGCACTGTAGAGGAACAGCGCCAACGGGCTTTCGCCGGTCAACGGCGCCAGGCCGACTTCGAACGAAACGGTGGCGGTTCGCGGCGTGGCGAACAACGGGCCGACGGCCAGGTAGCACACGGCCGCCAGCACACCACCGGCGAGCTTGCCGATGGGGCTGCTCAAGGCGTCCATCGCACCGCCCACCTTGGCCAGTGCAACGACCGTGATGACCGGCAGCCCGACCGCCGTGATCAAGAAGCCCAGCGCCGCCATCCAGACATGGGGCCCGGACTGCAAACCGACGATAGGCGGGAAGATGATGTTGCCGGCCCCGACAAACAGGGCAAATGTCATGAAACCAAGCGCCAGGACATCCTGGCCTTTCAACACTTTCATTTAAGGAAACCACACTACTGAATCGGAATTTAGAGAGGGATTTCCCTTGAGGGTAGAGGGAAATGCTGCCGATCCGTATGGGACCGACCCGTTTAGCGCGGCGCTTCCTTGTGGGCAGCGGTCGCAAAAATGGCTGCTAGCCTAACGAATTTACGTTAAGAACGCACTGTTACGGGGCGAACTATCCGATACACGACGTTTCCGTGTCGCGTTTACGTATCTATTTTTCCTGCGAAGCCCCTTGCCGTAAGGGCCTTTATCTGTGGAGCAAGGCTTTGTGGGAGCAAGGCTTTGTGGGAGCAAGGCTTGCCCGCGATAGCGTCAGCGTGAACTGACAGATAGAACTGAGTCGCCTGCATCGCGGGCAAGCCTTGCTCCCACAGGGCCTTGTTCTCAGAAAGCTTGCTTCAACAGTGCCGGAAACGACAAAGGCCACCCGAAGGTGGCCTTTGTTGCTGGAACAAAAAAGTCAGCCGAAGCTTACTTCTTCATTTCCCAGCCAGTCAGCTCGGCCAAGGCCTTGCCGATGTCTGCCAGCGAACGCACGGTTTTCACGCCTGCGTCTTGCAGTGCAGCGAACTTCTCGTCTGCAGTGCCTTTGCCGCCAGAGATGATTGCGCCAGCATGGCCCATGCGCTTGCCCGGAGGAGCAGTCACACCAGCGATGTAGGAAACAACCGGCTTGGTCACGTTGGCCTTGATGTAGGCAGCCGCTTCTTCTTCAGCCGAACCGCCGATCTCACCGATCATCACGATCGCTTCGGTCTTCGGGTCTTCCTGGAACAGCTTCAGGATGTCGATGAAGTTCGAGCCTGGGATCGGGTCACCGCCGATGCCGACGCAAGTCGACTGACCGAAACCGGCGTCAGTGGTCTGCTTCACAGCTTCGTAGGTCAGGGTGCCGGAACGGGAAACGATACCGACCTTGCCTGGCAAGTGAATGTGACCTGGCATGATGCCGATCTTGCATTCGCCTGGAGTGATCACGCCTGGGCAGTTAGGGCCGATCAGGGTGATACCCAGCTCGTCGCACTTGACCTTGGCTTCCAGCATGTCGATGGTCGGGATGCCTTCGGTGATGCAGACGATCAGCTTGATGCCGCCGAACGCTGCTTCAAGGATGGAGTCCTTGCAGAAAGGAGCTGGAACGTAGATCACGCTGGCGGTGGCGCCAGTGGCAGCTACAGCGTCTTTCACGGTGTTGAACACTGGCAGGCCCAGGTGCTCGGTGCCGCCTTTGCCCGGTGTTACGCCGCCAACCATCTTGGTGCCGTATTCGATGGCTTGCTGGGTGTGGAAACTACCTTGCGAACCGGTAATACCCTGGCAGATAACCTTGGTGTCTTTATTGATCAGGACGCTCATTATTTGCCCTCCGCAGCTTTAACGACTTGTTGAGCAGCGTCGGTCAGGCTGGTAGCAGCGATGATGTTCAAACCGCTTTCTGCCAGTACTTTAGCGCCCAGCTCAGCGTTGTTGCCTTCAAGGCGAACAACAACCGGGATTTTCACGCCAACTTCTTTCACGGCGCCGATGATGCCTTCGGCAATCATGTCGCAGCGAACGATGCCGCCGAAGATGTTGACCAGTACTGCAGCGACGTTGGTGTCGGACAGGATGATCTTGAACGCTTCGGTTACGCGTTCCTTGGTAGCACCACCGCCCACGTCGAGGAAGTTGGCTGGCTTGCCGCCATGCAGGTTGACGATGTCCATGGTACCCATGGCCAGGCCAGCACCGTTGACCATGCAGCCGATGTTGCCTTCCAGGGCTACGTAGTTCAGTTCGAACTTGGCAGCGTGCGCTTCGCGCGGATCGTCTTGCGACGGATCGTGGAAAGTCTTCAGCTTAGGCTGACGGTACATGGCGTTGGCGTCGATGTTGATCTTGGCATCGAGGCAGTGCAGGTCGCCGTCGGCCTTGATCACCAGCGGGTTCACTTCCAGCAGTGCCAGGTCGTGGTCCTGGAACAGCTTGGCCAGACCTACGAAGATCTTGGCGAATTGAGTGACCTGCTTGCCTTCCAGGCCCAGCTGGAATGCCAGCTCGCGCCCCTGGAATGGCTGTGCGCCAACCAGTGGATCGATGGTGGCCTTGAGGATTTTCTCAGGGGTATCGTGAGCGATTTTCTCGATGTCCACGCCACCTTCGGTGGAAGCCATGAACACGATACGGCGGCTCGAACGGTCAACGACAGCGCCCAGGTACAGCTCTTTAGCGATATCAGTGCACGATTCAACCAGGATCTTGGTGACTGGCTGACCGTTGGCGTCAGTCTGGTAAGTCACCAGACGCTTGCCCAGCCACTGCTGTGCGAAGGCTTTGGCGTCTTCTTTGCTGCGAACCAGCTTGACGCCGCCCGCTTTACCGCGACCACCGGCGTGAACCTGGGCTTTGACAACCCATTCGCTGCCGCCGATTTTGTCGCAAGCTTCTGCTGCCGCTTCCGGGGTGTCTACCGCGTAACCGGTGGATACTGGCAGGCCGTACTCAGCGAACAGCTGCTTACCCTGATACTCGTGAAGATTCATGCTTATTACCGTCTTCGTTAGGTACTGCGCATTCGGTGCTGCACCGTTCTGGTGCCGCACCACCTGTGACTGCTGCTTGCGTAGCGTTCCAGTTGACCGGTTCGGCTACGCAAGGCTGCGTCCAGCGGATATTCCGCGGTGAGTCTTGCTCGCAAGGCTCACGACGGGCCATACCGCCGTGGTTTCTTATTGTTTTTTAACGCTTCTTGCGGTTGGCCACGTGGATGGCGCCGCCATTTACGGCCAGGGCCGCTTCGTGCAAGGCTTCGGACAGGGTCGGATGGGAGAAGACCATCATGCCCAGATCTTCAGCGCTGGTGCCGAATTCCATGCCGATCGCGCCTTGCTGTACCAGCTCGGCAGCGCTTGGGCCAATGACGTGAACGCCCAATACGCGATCCGTCTTGGCGTCGGCGATGACTTTCACGAAACCACCGGTATCGTTGGCTGCCATGGCACGGCCGGAGGCTGCGAACGGGAAGGTGCCGACGTTAACTTCAACGCCTTCGGCTTTCAAGGCCTGCTCGGTCTTGCCAACCCATGCGATTTCCGGGTGGGTGTAGATAACCGAAGGGATCAGGTCGTAGTTCATCTGGGCTTTGTGGCCCTTGATGCGCTCGACGACCATGATGCCTTCTTCGGATGCCTTGTGTGCCAGCATCATGCCGCGAACCACGTCACCGATGGCGAAGACGCCCGGTACCGCGGTTGCGCACTGGTCGTCGACGGCGATGAAGCCACGTTCGTCGATTTCCACACCGCTGTCGGTAGCCAGCAGGTCGGTGGTCACAGGACGACGGCCGACCGCGACGATCAGTTTGTCGAAGGTGATGGTCTGTTCGCCGTTGGCGTCGGTGTAGGTCACCACGACTTCTTCGCCGTTGACCTTCGAACCGGTCACGCGCGCGCCCAGCTTGATGTCCAGGCCCTGTTTGGTCAGGGTTTTCAGCGCTTCCTTGGAAACCGCGGCGTCAGCGGCCATCAGGAAGGTATCGAGGGCTTCCAGTACGGTCACCTGCGCACCCAGGCGCGACCATACCGAACCCAGCTCGAGGCCGATCACGCCAGCACCGATCACGCCCAGGCGTTTCGGCACGGTCTGGAATTCCAGGGCACCGGTGGAATCGACGATCACGTTCTGGTCGACCGGAGCTGGTGGAATGTCGATCGGACGCGAGCCTGGCGCCAGGATGACGTTCTCGGCTTCGATCACTTCAACCGAACCGTCTGGCTTGGTCACTTCGACTTTCTTGCCCATCAGCAGCTTGCCGTGGCCCTGGATCGAGGTCACGCCGTTGGCCTTGAACAGGGTGGCAACACCGCTGGTCAGGTTCTTGACGATGTTGGCCTTGCGACCCACCATCGCCGGCACGTCCATCTTCACGTCGCCCGTGCTGATGCCGTGGATCGCGAAGCCGTCTTGGGCTTCGTGGAACTTCCAGGAGCTGTCCAGCAGCGCCTTGGAAGGAATGCAACCGACGTTCAGGCAAGTACCGCCGAGGGCCAGCTTGCCCTCCTTGTCGGTGTATTTCTCGATGCAGGCAGTGGTAAGGCCCAGTTGCGCAGCCTTGATGGCCGCTACGTAGCCGCCAGGGCCCGCACCAATCACTACCACGTCGAATTTCTGAGTCATGAGTCATTCCTTTTCGAATCAAACCGGACGGTCACTTGTGGTGACCGTCGTGGGACGAAACCGGTTGTTTCAGCAAGGGGCCGGTCACAACAGACCGGCCCTCGCGGCGAAAATCAGATATCCAGCAGCAGACGAGCCGGATCTTCAAGCAGGTTCTTGATGGTTACCAGGAACGTCACGGCTTCTTTACCGTCGATCAGGCGATGATCGTAGGACAGTGCCAGGTACATCATCGGACGAATCACGACCTGACCGTTGATCGCCATCGGACGCTGCAGAATGTTGTGCATGCCCAGGATAGCCGCTTGTGGCGGGTTGACGATCGGGGTCGACATCATCGAACCGAATGTACCACCGTTGGTGATGGTGAACGTACCGCCGGTCATCTCTTCGATGGACAGCTTGCCGTCACGGGCCTTCTTGCCGAAGGTGGCGATGCCGCCTTCGATTTCGGCCAGGCTCATCAGTTCGGCGTTACGCAGTACCGGAACCACCAGGCCACGGTCGCTGGAGACCGCAACACCGATGTCGGCATAGCCGTGGTAGACGATGTCGGAACCGTCGATCGACGCGTTGACGGCCGGGAAGCGTTTCAGCGCTTCGGTGGCAGCCTTGACGAAGAACGACATGAAGCCCAGGCGTACGCCGTTGTGGGACTTCTCGAACAGATCCTTGTACTTGGAACGCAGGGCCATGACTTCGGTCATGTCGACTTCGTTGAAGGTGGTCAGCATCGCCATGTTCGACTGTGCTTCAACCAGACGCTCGGCAACCTTGGCACGCAGGCGGGTCATCGGAACGCGTTTTTCAACGCGGTCACCGGCAGCGAACACCGGAGCGGCAGCGGCAGGTGCGGCAGGCTTGGCAGGTGCTGCGGCCGGAGCGGCTTTCTTGGCGGCAACGGCGGCTACCACGTCTTCCTTGGTCACGCGACCACCCTTGCCGGTGCCGGCAACGGAAGCGATGTTGATGCCGTTCTCTTCAGCCAGCTTGCGAGCAGCAGGCGCAGCCACTGGATCGTCTTCGCCAGCGGCGGCTGGAGCAGCAGCCTGGGCAGCGGCCGGTGCAGCAGCAGCGGCTGGAGCGGCGGCAGCAGCGCCGCCCTCTTCGATCGAGCCCAGGACCTGGTTCGACAGAACGGTAGCGCCCTCCTCGGCAATGATTGCGCCCAGCACGCCGTCAGCTTCGGCCAATACTTCCAGCACGACCTTGTCGGTCTCGATGTCGACGATCAGGTCGTCACGCTTGACGGCCTCGCCTGGTTTCTTGTGCCAGGTGGCAACGGTGCCATCGGCAACCGATTCCGGGAATGACGGGGCTTTGATTTCGATAGCCATTATCTGTGGGTCCTTAAAATTCGGTTTCAGTCAGCGCGAAGGCGTTAAACAGTGAAGGCATCTTGCAGCAGTTTTTCCTGCTGCTCGGCGTGCATCGACGCATAACCACACGCAGGTGCAGCGGAAGCATCACGGCCGGCATATTCCAGGCCCAGGGCCTTGTTATGGTTGCCAATGCTGCGACGCAGGTGATGCTGGCTGCTGTACCACGCGCCTTGGTTCATCGGTTCTTCCTGACACCACACCACATGAGTGAGGTTGGTGTAAGGCGCGATGGCCTCCATCAGGTCTTCTTCCGGGAACGGGTAAAGCTGCTCGATACGCACGATGGCGATGTCTTCACGGCCTTCGGCACGACGTTTTTCCAGCAGGTCATAGTAGACCTTGCCGCTGCACAGGATCAGGCGAGTCACCTTCGCCGCGTCCTGGGTATCGATTTCCGAAATAACGGTCTGGAAGGAGCCTTCGGCCAGATCCTCGAGCGTGGAGATCGCCAGTTTGTGACGCAGCAGCGACTTGGGTGTCAGCACGATCAGCGGCTTGCGCAGCGGACGGATGACCTGACGACGCAGCAGATGGTAGATCTGTGCCGGCGTCGTCGGTACGCAGACCTGGACGTTGTGCTCGGCACACAGTTGCAGGTAGCGCTCCAGACGTGCCGAAGAGTGCTCCGGCCCCTGCCCTTCATAACCGTGAGGCAACAGCATGGTCAGACCGCAGAGACGGCCCCACTTGTGCTCGCCGCTGGTGATGAACTGGTCGACTACTACCTGGGCACCGTTGGCGAAGTCGCCGAACTGGGCTTCCCAGATCACCAGCGCATTCGGCTCGGTGGTGGAGTAGCCATATTCGAACGCCAGGACGGCTTCCTCGGACAGCAGCGAATCGTACAGGTCGAAACGTGGCTGGCCTTTGTACAGGTGTTGCAGCGGGATGTAGGTGCTGGCGTCTTTCTGGTTGTGCAGCGCCGCATGGCGGTGCGAGAAAGTGCCGCGGCCTACGTCCTGGCCGGTGATGCGAATCGGGTGACCTTCGAACGCCAGGGTCGCGTACGCCATGGTTTCAGCGTAACCCCAGTTGATCGGCAGGCCGCCGGCTTGCATCTTCTGCCGGTCTTCGTAGATCTTCGAGACCTGGCGCTGAACCACGAAGCCTTCCGGTATTTCCAGCAGCTTGGCGGACAGTTCCTGCAGGGTCTTGAGGTCGAAACGGGTGTCGTGACGAGCGGTCCAGGCGTGGCCCAGGTAAGGACGCCAGTCCACGAACAGCTCTTTGTTCGGCTCTTTGACCAGGCTTTTTACAACGTGCAGGCCGTTGTCCAGGGCATTGCGATATTCATCGACTTTTTCCTGGACGCGCGCAGCATCCAGCACGCCACTCTGTGTCAGGCGCTCGGCATACAGCTCACGGGTGGTGCGCTGCTTGGCGATCTGCTGGTACATCAGGGGTTGGGTGCCGCTTGGCTCGTCGGCCTCGTTGTGGCCGCGACGACGGTAGCAGACCAGGTCGATCACCACGTCGCGCTTGTACTGCATGCGGTAGTCGATGGCCAACTGGGTCACGAACAGCACGGCTTCCGGATCATCGCCATTCACATGGAGAATCGGTGCCTGGATCATTTTCGCGACGTCGGTTGCGTACTCGGTGGAACGCGAGTCCAGCGGGTTGCTGATGGTGAAACCGACCTGGTTGTTGATAACGATGTGAACCGTACCGCCAGTCTTGAAGCCGCGGGTCTGCGACATCTGGAAGGTTTCCATGACCACGCCTTGACCGGCGAATGCCGCGTCACCGTGGATGGAAATCGGCAGGACTTTTTCACCGGTCGGATCATTGCGACGATCCTGGCGGGCACGGACCGAACCCTCGACCACCGGGGAAACGATTTCCAGGTGGGATGGGTTGAAGGCCATGGCCAGGTGCACTTCGCCACCTGTGGTCATCACGTTGGACGAGAAGCCCTGGTGGTATTTCACGTCACCAGAACCCAGTTCGACCTTCTTCTTGCCTTCAAACTCGTCGAACAGCTCGCGCGGGTTCTTGCCGAAGGTGTTGACCAGTACGTTCAGGCGGCCACGGTGAGCCATGCCGATGACAACTTCCTTGGTGCCGTAGGAACCGGAACGCTGGATCAGCTCGTCCAGCATTGGAATCAGGCTTTCGCCGCCTTCCAGGCCGAAACGCTTGGTGCCCGGGTATTTGGTACCCAGGTATTTCTCCAGACCCTCACCGGCGGTGACGCGCTCGAGCAAGTGGCTCTTGATGTCGGTGGAGTACGTCGGACGACCACGAACGCTTTCCAGACGCTGCTGGAACCACTGGCGCTGCTCGGAATCGGTGATGTGCGTAAATTCAGCGCCAATGGTGCGGCAATATGTCTGCTGCAACGCTTCGTGAATTTCGCGTAGGCTCGCTTCCTCTTTGCCGATGAACAGGTCGCCGGCACGGAAGGTCGTATCAAGATCGGCATTGGTCAAGCCGTAATGAGTGATCGACAGGTCTGCAGGTGCAGGACGCTGCCACAGCCCCAGCGGGTCGAGCTGGGCTGCCTGGTGGCCTCGCATCCGGTAGGCCTGGATCAGTCGCAGCACTTCAACTTGCTTCTTCTCGTGTTCACTGCTCACGCTGCCGGCAGAGACCGGTTGAGCGCGGCGCTGGTTCTTTGCCAGCAACACGAAATGATCGCGAATCGTCGAGTGCGAAACATCAGTGGCAGAGTTACCGTCAGCCGGCAACTTC encodes:
- a CDS encoding 2-oxoglutarate dehydrogenase E1 component, translated to MQESVMQRMWNSAHLSGGNAAYVEELYELYLHDPNAVPEEWRTYFQKLPADGNSATDVSHSTIRDHFVLLAKNQRRAQPVSAGSVSSEHEKKQVEVLRLIQAYRMRGHQAAQLDPLGLWQRPAPADLSITHYGLTNADLDTTFRAGDLFIGKEEASLREIHEALQQTYCRTIGAEFTHITDSEQRQWFQQRLESVRGRPTYSTDIKSHLLERVTAGEGLEKYLGTKYPGTKRFGLEGGESLIPMLDELIQRSGSYGTKEVVIGMAHRGRLNVLVNTFGKNPRELFDEFEGKKKVELGSGDVKYHQGFSSNVMTTGGEVHLAMAFNPSHLEIVSPVVEGSVRARQDRRNDPTGEKVLPISIHGDAAFAGQGVVMETFQMSQTRGFKTGGTVHIVINNQVGFTISNPLDSRSTEYATDVAKMIQAPILHVNGDDPEAVLFVTQLAIDYRMQYKRDVVIDLVCYRRRGHNEADEPSGTQPLMYQQIAKQRTTRELYAERLTQSGVLDAARVQEKVDEYRNALDNGLHVVKSLVKEPNKELFVDWRPYLGHAWTARHDTRFDLKTLQELSAKLLEIPEGFVVQRQVSKIYEDRQKMQAGGLPINWGYAETMAYATLAFEGHPIRITGQDVGRGTFSHRHAALHNQKDASTYIPLQHLYKGQPRFDLYDSLLSEEAVLAFEYGYSTTEPNALVIWEAQFGDFANGAQVVVDQFITSGEHKWGRLCGLTMLLPHGYEGQGPEHSSARLERYLQLCAEHNVQVCVPTTPAQIYHLLRRQVIRPLRKPLIVLTPKSLLRHKLAISTLEDLAEGSFQTVISEIDTQDAAKVTRLILCSGKVYYDLLEKRRAEGREDIAIVRIEQLYPFPEEDLMEAIAPYTNLTHVVWCQEEPMNQGAWYSSQHHLRRSIGNHNKALGLEYAGRDASAAPACGYASMHAEQQEKLLQDAFTV